ATACCGATACGGCCGCCATATGGTCCGGTTCAAAAGAATGTTGTACGCCCAGTAAAATAGAATCAGTTAATAAAAATCCAATCATATTATATTATCATTCGCATCAATCAATAATATTTCCAGTTCTACCGCCGGGATAATCGCCTTACACACAGCATAGCACCGTTCCCTTAATTCCTTATAAAATGGCTCCTCTGCATAGAATGGAAACAACTCCGTCAGCCTGCGTGCCAGGTTCAGATCGAGTATTGGCTCACATTCTGCTGCCGTATATCCGCAACTGGTAGCCAGGTCGTATATAAACTGCTTATCCCAGCTTGACTTCCCGCTATGTGTATCCAGCTCTCCCTGTGCCAGCTTACATGCCTTCCCTAGCATTATTCCCATTTTCACTTTCCGCAGGGGAGTAGTTGTGATCTTATCCAGGGTCTCCCCAATCCAATTGCCATATTGAATAAAAGCATACTCCGGTAAATACGCAAACCGCTTCCGTAATATGTTTTCAGACCTGCCGCCGGAATTGATCACAACAGTATCGCAGCCATTCGCAATAGATACATCAATCCCCTGCGTAATACTGGCTATATAGGCAGCAGCACTAAAAGGCTTCACAATTCCTGTCGTACCTAATATAGAAATACCACCGATAATCCCAATCCGTGCATTCAGCGTCTTTCGCGCAATCTCCTCACCTTTCACCACGAACACCTGTACATCTACTCCCTGGCGCAGCTGGTATTGATGCCGGATAAAATTCACCGCATCCCGCATCATCTTCCTCGGCACCGGGTTGATGGCCGGCTCGCCAACGCCAATCGCTAATCCCGGTAAGGTCACCACACCCACTCCTTCACCTCTTAAAAAAACAACCTCATCGCCCCTGTTTAATGAAACAGTACTTCCTATTGTAGCACCGTGCGTAGCATCCGGATCATCACCCCCGTCTTTGATCGTTGTACAGGTAGCATTCAGGGTATTGAAAGAACAATTCACTTTAAATAATACCTTTTGACCCAGGGGTAATGTAATCTCTATCTCTTCAACCGGGGTTTGTGTCAACAGTGCTGTCAGTGCAGCCTTTGTACAGGCTGTCGCGCAGGCACCAGTGGTATATCCTGTTCTCAGTGACATACCAGGTATGCTTTTAAATGATCTAATAGGTCATGCTCATTTACGGAAATAAATCCTTCCGGCAGGGCTGGCCTGGCAATAATGAAAATAGGAATACCCGCCTGCAATGCTTCGTGGATCTTCACTGATAATAAACCCGATTCACCACTTTCCTTCGTCAATATACCTGTGATGCCATGCGAAGCGATTAAAGCTGCTTCGTTGCCCGGCAGTGCCATAATCAGGTCTTCACGGCTACACCCTGCTGCCAGC
This window of the Chitinophaga sancti genome carries:
- a CDS encoding cobalt-precorrin-5B (C(1))-methyltransferase, with protein sequence MSLRTGYTTGACATACTKAALTALLTQTPVEEIEITLPLGQKVLFKVNCSFNTLNATCTTIKDGGDDPDATHGATIGSTVSLNRGDEVVFLRGEGVGVVTLPGLAIGVGEPAINPVPRKMMRDAVNFIRHQYQLRQGVDVQVFVVKGEEIARKTLNARIGIIGGISILGTTGIVKPFSAAAYIASITQGIDVSIANGCDTVVINSGGRSENILRKRFAYLPEYAFIQYGNWIGETLDKITTTPLRKVKMGIMLGKACKLAQGELDTHSGKSSWDKQFIYDLATSCGYTAAECEPILDLNLARRLTELFPFYAEEPFYKELRERCYAVCKAIIPAVELEILLIDANDNII